In Hahella sp. KA22, one genomic interval encodes:
- the rd gene encoding rubredoxin gives MRKWQCVVCGYIYDEAEGWPEDGIAPGTRWEDVPEDWICPDCGVGKEDFEMIQIG, from the coding sequence ATGCGTAAATGGCAATGTGTGGTGTGCGGATACATTTATGATGAGGCGGAAGGCTGGCCCGAAGACGGTATCGCTCCCGGAACCCGCTGGGAAGATGTGCCGGAAGACTGGATTTGCCCGGACTGCGGCGTCGGCAAAGAAGACTTTGAAATGATTCAAATCGGTTAA